CAGGTGAGGATGCCCACAGCAACCGCGGATCCCCAAAGCGCTGGAGCACCCTTCGTCGGGCCGCGCGCGGGCAGCGGTTCGGCGAGGCGCACGCGCTGCAGCAACAGCGCCGCGATGGCAACGATTAGCGCGGAGAACAGGAAGTGCACACCGACGATGCGCGGGTCGAGGTCGACCAGCACCGTGATGCCGCCGACGACCGCCTGCACGATGATGAGCGCGCCTACCCACACGGACGGGCCGACGAGGCCCATGCGGCTGCGGCGGGTGTTCAGCACCGCGAGGAACGTCAGCAGCGCTGCCACGACGACAACGCCTGTCAGAGTGCGGTTGCCGAACTCGATAATGCCGTGGATACCCATCTCCCGCGTCGGCACGAGCGAATCCTCGGTGCACAGGGGCCAGGTCGGGCAGCCGAGCCCGGAGCCAGTGAGGCGAACGAGCCCGCCGGTGCCGACAATGATGATGTTCACGACGAGGTTTATCCAAGCGATCACCCGCGTCCAGGCTGTGACGTGATCGGGCATCAGGGCTTTCGCGACAGACAACAGTTACCTCTTACTTGGCATTTATTTCAGTGCGGTCGGTGGCATAGACTAGAGAACGCTGTTCATTGCCAGCGGGCCATCGACCTGACCGGAGCGGTTGGGAACAAACCATGGCTCGCGGTCGTTCCATTCTATGTGCGCTTTCTGCCGGATGGTGGCGACGAACAATCACGACGAGAGAAGAGGTAGCGATGTCAGACGTGCTCATCGACCGCCCCGAGCTCAATGACCTCGGTCATTACGAGTTTGGTTGGTCAGATCCCGACAGTGCGGGAGCGACGGCAAAACGCGGCCTAAGCGAGGCAGTCGTTCGCGATATTTCGCGAATCAAGGGCGAGCCCGAGTGGATGCTCGAGCGCCGACTTAAGGGATTGCAGATGTTCGACCGCAAGCCGATGCCGACTTGGGGCGCAGACCTCTCGGGCATCGACTTCGACAACATTAAGTACTTCGTGCGTGCTTCGGAGAAGCAGGCACAGACCTGGGAAGACCTCCCGGACGACATCCGTAACACGTACGAGAAGCTCGGCATCCCTGAGGCCGAGCGCCAGCGCCTCGTCGCTGGAGTTGCCGCGCAGTACGAGTCCGAGGTCGTGTACCACCAGATCAACGAGGAGCTCGAGAAGCAGGGTGTCATCTTCATGGACACCGACACCGCCCTGCGCGAGCACCCGGAATTCTTCGAAGAGTACTTCGGCACCGTTATTCCGGCTGGCGACAACAAGTTCGGCGCGCTGAACACCGCAGTGTGGTCGGGTGGCTCGTTCGTGTACGTCCCCAAGGGTGTGCACGTGGAGATCCCGCTCCAGGCATACTTCCGTATCAACACGGAGAACATGGGCCAGTTCGAGCGCACGCTGATCATCGCCGATGAGGGCAGCTACGTCCACTACATCGAGGGTTGCACCGCGCCGATCTACAAGACCGACTCGCTGCACTCCGCCGTCGTCGAGATCATCGCGAAGAAGGACGCCCGCGTTCGCTACACGACCATTCAGAACTGGTCGAACAACGTGTACAACCTCGTGACTAAGCGCGCGATCGCCGAAGAGGGCGCGACCATGGAATGGGTCGATGGCAACATCGGCTCGAAGGTCACGATGAAGTACCCCTCGATTTACCTGACTGGCGAGCACGCCAAGGGCGAGACGCTCTCGGTTGCGTTCGCGGGCCCCGGCCAGCACCAGGATGCGGGGGCGAAGATGATTCACCTCGCACCGCACACGCAGTCCTCGATTACCTCGAAGTCGATCGCCCGTGGCGGCGGTCGCGCCGGTTACCGCGGCGAAGTTCGCATCGATGAAAAGGCACACCACTCGAAGAACTCGGTGATCTGTGACGCACTGCTCATCGACACCGAGTCGCGTTCCGACACGTACCCGGCGATCGACATTCGCGTCGACGACGTCGAGCTTGCACACGAGGCAACGGTCTCGAAGGTATCGGCAGACCAGCTCTTCTACCTCATGAGCCGCGGTCTCGAAGAAACCGAAGCTATGGCGATGATCGTGCGCGGCTTCATCGAGCCAATCGCTCGTGAGCTGCCCATGGAATACGCGCTCGAACTCAACAAGCTCATTGACCTGAGCATGGAAGGATCGGTGGGCTAACCACATGACCGCGACTCAGACTCCGGCCGCTGTGCCGGCTGACAAGACCATCCCGGTACAGACGCGCTCGGAGCGACCCGCTTCATTCAAGCGCGATGACTTCAAGGCCGTGACCGGTCGCGAAGCCGAGTGGAAATACACCCCGGTCCGCGACATCAAGGACCTCCTCGACGACAAGCTGTCGGCGGAACTCCCGAACGTCGTCGACCCGCAGGTAGACGGTGTCAAGACTTCGTTCATCGGACGCGATGACGAGCGTCTCGGTTCGATTCACGCGCCCGAAGACCGCGCCGCGGCGAACGCGTGGGAGTCCTTTGAGAAGGCACTCCTCGTGGAAATCTCGGGCGAGGAAGACAAGCAGGCGGTCATTCGCCTGAACGGCTACACCGGTACGGCCCAGGCCGCGCACACGTTCATCGACATCGCCCCGCACGCCCGCGGGCTCGTCGTGCTCGTGCAGGAGGGCAAGGGCCGCGTCGCCGAGTCCGTCGAGATTCGCGTCGGTGACGGCGCAAACGTGACGCTCGTGACCGTCGGGGAGTGGGACGACGACGCTGTCGACGTCTCCGCGCACCACGTACGAGTCGGCCGTGACGCTTTCCTCAAGCACATCGTGGTTTCGCTTTCGGGCAAGCTTGTTCGCCTGAACCCGTCGATCGCCCTCGCCGAGAACGGCGCGGATGCAGAGTTGTACGGCCTCTATTTTGCGGATGCCGGTCAGCACCTCGAGCACCAGGTATGGGTGCACCACATCGCGGAGAAGACTCGCTCGCGCGTCACCTACAAGGGTGCGTTGCAGGGCAAGTCCGCGCACTCGGTGTGGATTGGTGACGTGCTCATCGACGCAAACGCGGTCGGCACGGACACCTACGAAGAAAACCGCAACCTGCTGCTGTCTCGTGGGCCGAAGGCAGACTCCGTGCCGAACCTTGAGATCAAGTGCGGCAACATCGAGGGTGCGGGCCACGCATCCGCGACGGGTCGTTTCGAAGAAGACCAGCTCTTTTACCTCATGGCGCGCGGTATCGACGAGAAGGCGGCCCGCCACCTCGTCGTGCACGGCTTCCTTAACGAGATCATTCAGCAGATCGACAACGAGGAAATCACCGCCGAGCTTAACGCGCGACTCGAAGAGGAACTCGAGATCGCAGACCAGGCATTTGCCGCAGAGGTGAATGCGTAGTGGCTTTTGAACGCGCCTGCGCGGCTTCGGACGTGCAGGTAAATACTCCTGTGCGTCTCGAACTCGGTGATCAAGTGATCGCCGTGGTTCGTGATTCCGCGGGGGAGGTGTTCGCCATTGGTGACCGGTGCACGCACGGCGATATCTCGCTTTCGGAGGGTTTCGTGGAAGACGACACCCTCGAATGCTGGGCGCACGGCTCGCAGTTCTCGCTGCGCACCGGCTGGCCGAAATCCCTCCCGGCATTCGAGCCGGTTCCCGTCTTCGACGTCAAGATCGAGGGCGACGACATTCTTATTGACCCGACTCCGATCTACAAGGAGAACAACTAACCATGAGCACGCTTGAAATTAAGAACCTCCACGTTTCGGTTGAAACCGAACAGGGCACCAAGGAGATCCTCCGCGGTGTCGACCTCACCATTGGCTCGGGCGAGATCCACGCCATCATGGGCCCCAACGGCTCGGGCAAGTCGACCCTCGCGTCGACCATCGCGGGTCACCCCGCCTACGAGGTGACCGAGGGTTCGATCACGCTCGACGGCGAAGACGTCCTCGAGATGTCGGTGGATGAGCGGGCCAAGGGCGGGCTCTTCCTCGCCATGCAGTACCCGGTCGAGATCCCTGGCGTGAGCATGTCGAACTTCCTGCGCACCGCGAAGACCGCTGTCGACGGCGAGGCACCCGCGCTTCGTCCGTGGCTCAAGGAAGTCAAGGGCGCACTCGAGAACCTCCGCATCGGCGAAGAGTTCCTGCAGCGAAACGTCAACGAGGGCTTCTCGGGTGGCGAGAAGAAGCGCGCGGAGATCATGCAGCTCGAGCTGCTGAAGCCGAAGTTCGCGCTCCTCGACGAGACTGACTCGGGCCTCGACGTCGACGCGCTGCGCATCGTGTCGGAAGGTGTCAACCGTGCTCACCAGGAGAACGGCCTCGGCATCATGCTGATCACCCACTACACCCGCATCCTGCGCTACATTAAGCCTGACTTCGTTCACGTCTTCGTGAACGGTAAGGTTGCCGACCAGGGCGGCCACGAGCTTGCGGACAAGCTCGAAAACGAAGGCTACGACAGCTACCTTGCTGCCGAAGCGGCACAAGCATAGGGAGACCCCACATGTCACTCGTCTCACTTACTCCCGAGCGCTACGACTCGGTTGAAGAGGCGCTGAAGGACGTCGTTGACCCCGAGCTCGGGGTGAACATCGTCGACCTCGGTCTCATCTACGACCTCAACTGGGAGGACGAGCTCGACGCACTCGTGGTGTCGATGACGTTGACCTCGGCGGGCTGCCCGCTCACCGATGTCATCGAAGATGAGATGGCGAAGGCGCTCGACGGCCAGGTTGAGCGATTCAAGATCAACTGGGTCTGGATGCCGCCATGGGGCCCCGAGAAGATCACCGATGACGGCCGCGAAATGATGCGCGCGCTCGGCTTCAACATCTAATCGGGTTCTCGACCCGCATGACACTCGAATTGCCCGATCCCGCTTCTGGGGTCGGGCAATTCGCTCTTTGCCCGCACAATCAGCCGCATCGACTACGAAGAAGGAGCGCCGTTGGCGTCGAAACTGTTTAGCCCCATCACGCTGCGTCAAACCGAGATCCGCAACCGACTCTGGGTGTCGCCGATGTGCCAGTATTCCGCGACGGCGCGCGACGGAATGCCAACCGACTGGCATCTCGGGCACTACGCGGGGATGGCCCGCGGGGGAGCGGGACTCGTCATCGTGGAGGCGACCGGTGTTGTGCCGGAAGGACGAATCAGCCCCGAGTGTCTCGGTCTTTGGAACGATGCCCAGCGGGATGCGCTCGGTCGCGTCGTCGAATTGGTGCACGCCGCCGGGGCCAAGATCGCGGTGCAGCTCGGCCACGCCGGACGCAAGGCGTCGACGTATGCGTGGCTTCCCGGGGCCGTCGAGGGTACGGTTCCGGAATCCGAGGGCGGCTGGGCGACGGTTGCGCCGTCGGCGAGGGCCTTTGGCGACCTCGCCGAGCCGCGCGAGATGACGCAGACGGACATCGATGCCGCGGTTACCGCGTTTGTTTCCGCCTCGACCCGCGCGGTGGAGGCCGGGTTTGACGCGGTCGAGATCCACGGTGCGCACGGCTATCTCGGCCACCAGTTCCTCTCGCCGCTGAGCAACTTGCGCACCGACGAATACGGCGGCGACCTGTGGGGCCGCTCGCGCTTCCTCCGCGAGGTTGTGGCGGGGGTACGGGATGCGCATCCCGTCCTGCCGGTGCTGGTGCGGCTGAGCGCGACCGACTGGGTGGAGGGCGGGCTCACCGCCGAAGACGTGACGCAGGTCGCCGGCTGG
This DNA window, taken from Gulosibacter molinativorax, encodes the following:
- a CDS encoding NADH:flavin oxidoreductase/NADH oxidase, which gives rise to MASKLFSPITLRQTEIRNRLWVSPMCQYSATARDGMPTDWHLGHYAGMARGGAGLVIVEATGVVPEGRISPECLGLWNDAQRDALGRVVELVHAAGAKIAVQLGHAGRKASTYAWLPGAVEGTVPESEGGWATVAPSARAFGDLAEPREMTQTDIDAAVTAFVSASTRAVEAGFDAVEIHGAHGYLGHQFLSPLSNLRTDEYGGDLWGRSRFLREVVAGVRDAHPVLPVLVRLSATDWVEGGLTAEDVTQVAGWLQDAGADLIDVSSGGNVERAQIPVGAGYQAPLAAKVKDSGAPVAAVGMITSAQQAETLLRLGSVDAVCVAREWLRNPYLGLHWAKELRGDLDAIRPAQLWRAF
- the sufD gene encoding Fe-S cluster assembly protein SufD, whose protein sequence is MTATQTPAAVPADKTIPVQTRSERPASFKRDDFKAVTGREAEWKYTPVRDIKDLLDDKLSAELPNVVDPQVDGVKTSFIGRDDERLGSIHAPEDRAAANAWESFEKALLVEISGEEDKQAVIRLNGYTGTAQAAHTFIDIAPHARGLVVLVQEGKGRVAESVEIRVGDGANVTLVTVGEWDDDAVDVSAHHVRVGRDAFLKHIVVSLSGKLVRLNPSIALAENGADAELYGLYFADAGQHLEHQVWVHHIAEKTRSRVTYKGALQGKSAHSVWIGDVLIDANAVGTDTYEENRNLLLSRGPKADSVPNLEIKCGNIEGAGHASATGRFEEDQLFYLMARGIDEKAARHLVVHGFLNEIIQQIDNEEITAELNARLEEELEIADQAFAAEVNA
- a CDS encoding COX15/CtaA family protein, which produces MSVAKALMPDHVTAWTRVIAWINLVVNIIIVGTGGLVRLTGSGLGCPTWPLCTEDSLVPTREMGIHGIIEFGNRTLTGVVVVAALLTFLAVLNTRRSRMGLVGPSVWVGALIIVQAVVGGITVLVDLDPRIVGVHFLFSALIVAIAALLLQRVRLAEPLPARGPTKGAPALWGSAVAVGILTWITEIVGVLTTGAGPHAGDTIAARNGLDPVIMQHVHAWPGYALVVSLVVFLVIVFRGDYPRTRPISVSLTLAVLLQIGIGVFQARTGLPIWSVATHMVLAVVVIAILSVTLVNARRDSAARLTREDGKNGAGTVHLPVASV
- a CDS encoding metal-sulfur cluster assembly factor, whose protein sequence is MSLVSLTPERYDSVEEALKDVVDPELGVNIVDLGLIYDLNWEDELDALVVSMTLTSAGCPLTDVIEDEMAKALDGQVERFKINWVWMPPWGPEKITDDGREMMRALGFNI
- the sufB gene encoding Fe-S cluster assembly protein SufB, encoding MSDVLIDRPELNDLGHYEFGWSDPDSAGATAKRGLSEAVVRDISRIKGEPEWMLERRLKGLQMFDRKPMPTWGADLSGIDFDNIKYFVRASEKQAQTWEDLPDDIRNTYEKLGIPEAERQRLVAGVAAQYESEVVYHQINEELEKQGVIFMDTDTALREHPEFFEEYFGTVIPAGDNKFGALNTAVWSGGSFVYVPKGVHVEIPLQAYFRINTENMGQFERTLIIADEGSYVHYIEGCTAPIYKTDSLHSAVVEIIAKKDARVRYTTIQNWSNNVYNLVTKRAIAEEGATMEWVDGNIGSKVTMKYPSIYLTGEHAKGETLSVAFAGPGQHQDAGAKMIHLAPHTQSSITSKSIARGGGRAGYRGEVRIDEKAHHSKNSVICDALLIDTESRSDTYPAIDIRVDDVELAHEATVSKVSADQLFYLMSRGLEETEAMAMIVRGFIEPIARELPMEYALELNKLIDLSMEGSVG
- a CDS encoding non-heme iron oxygenase ferredoxin subunit; its protein translation is MAFERACAASDVQVNTPVRLELGDQVIAVVRDSAGEVFAIGDRCTHGDISLSEGFVEDDTLECWAHGSQFSLRTGWPKSLPAFEPVPVFDVKIEGDDILIDPTPIYKENN
- the sufC gene encoding Fe-S cluster assembly ATPase SufC → MSTLEIKNLHVSVETEQGTKEILRGVDLTIGSGEIHAIMGPNGSGKSTLASTIAGHPAYEVTEGSITLDGEDVLEMSVDERAKGGLFLAMQYPVEIPGVSMSNFLRTAKTAVDGEAPALRPWLKEVKGALENLRIGEEFLQRNVNEGFSGGEKKRAEIMQLELLKPKFALLDETDSGLDVDALRIVSEGVNRAHQENGLGIMLITHYTRILRYIKPDFVHVFVNGKVADQGGHELADKLENEGYDSYLAAEAAQA